Proteins from one Nicotiana tabacum cultivar K326 chromosome 23, ASM71507v2, whole genome shotgun sequence genomic window:
- the LOC107774361 gene encoding uncharacterized protein LOC107774361 has product MGSSSSKNTATDSPLPPATSSSSSSSTAVVRRSRSTRSKVFQSSCLGSRDSDNEATQASEHQTKRNGVTGPCLSESKSGGRKTEWYGKVKVKKHDETCVDSNIELDDWDESTLSDTVARRGDASSRASSSRSSNPSGRFLPRFSFRPGNMSFRLSRANSLGSARSLFASSQRFAISTDEGELPRSSSSGRFTNRNERPQSCDFFPSCFSNQSPSRCSEDVTSNHLAFTPSTANFPDNFMDEPHMASRRGLSGDINDTRVECSVNLYSPRNHNYTDGFETRVSDRRSAAREPTERNISISRTLSVGRLRDRVVRRSSFPDVCSFQRETVTRHASDNSVRQHLGGELSLTASEGNDLNLSNTSGLSSSGTSTSLYGSQYYAVESPRGREARYSGMLEHRSNWLERRRRIRSQVYALQRLGRRFENHSGHERSCVLSGQHRTGHCTCHIGTRGANLDSDSSARASISRIVMLAEALFEVLDEIHQQSVVLSSQPSVSSIGSVPAPNEVVESLPVKSYNKFRRSSNDEVAQCYICLVEYEEGDILRTLPCHHEFHRTCVDKWLKEIHRVCPLCRGDICQSESFQGNV; this is encoded by the exons ATGGGTTCGAGTAGTAGTAAGAATACTGCAACTGATTCACCGCTGCCGCCGGCgacttcatcttcatcttcgTCGTCGACGGCGGTCGTTCGGAGATCTCGATCCACTCGGAGTAAAGTTTTTCAGTCGTCTTGTCTCGGATCTCGCGATTCTGACAACGAAGCAACACAG GCTTCGGAACATCAAACCAAAAGAAACGGGGTTACTGGTCCTTGTTTGAGTGAGTCTAAATCAGGAGGAAGAAAGACCGAATGGTATGGAAAGGTTAAAGTTAAGAAGCATGATGAAACATGTGTAGACTCCAATATTGAGCTTGATGATTGGGATGAATCAACCTTATCTGATACTGTGGCTAGGAGAGGTGACGCTTCTTCTCGAGCTTCCTCATCTAGATCATCGAATCCTTCTGGTCGTTTCCTCCCCCGCTTCAGTTTTCGTCCTGGCAACATGAGCTTCCGGCTGAGCAGAGCAAATAGTTTAGGGTCAGCGAGGTCCCTTTTTGCATCTTCACAGAGGTTTGCTATTTCAACCGATGAGGGTGAGCTTCCACGCTCAAGTTCGTCAGGTAGATTCACCAATAGAAATGAAAGGCCACAGAGTTGTGACTTCTTTCCTAGCTGTTTCAGCAATCAGTCTCCTAGCCGATGTTCTGAAGATGTTACTTCTAATCACTTGGCGTTCACTCCTTCAACTGCTAACTTTCCTGATAATTTTATGGATGAGCCACATATGGCGTCCAGAAGAGGGTTGTCAGGTGACATAAATGATACTAGAGTAGAGTGTAGTGTTAATTTATATTCTCCAAGAAATCATAATTATACTGATGGTTTCGAGACAAGAGTTTCTGACAGAAGAAGTGCTGCTCGTGAGCCTACTGAAAGGAATATCAGTATTAGTAGAACCTTGAGTGTTGGTAGACTTCGTGATAGGGTTGTTCGAAGATCATCGTTTCCTGATGTTTGTTCCTTTCAACGGGAAACAGTAACCAGACATGCTAGTGACAATAGTGTGAGACAGCATTTGGGTGGTGAATTAAGTTTGACAGCATCCGAAGGGAATGACTTAAATCTATCAAATACTTCTGGCCTTTCATCATCTGGTACCTCTACCTCCTTGTATGGGAGCCAATATTATGCAGTTGAGAGCCCAAGAGGAAGAGAAGCAAGATATAGTGGTATGCTGGAGCATAGGTCAAATTGGCTAGAGAGGCGAAGAAGAATAAGATCTCAG GTCTATGCTCTTCAACGACTGGGAAGGCGCTTTGAGAACCACTCTGGCCATGAGAGGTCTTGTGTCTTATCTGGTCAGCATCGAACGGGTCACTGTACGTGTCATATTGGTACCCGAGGAGCTAACTTAGATAGTGACAGTAGTGCCAGGGCAAGCATTTCAAGAATTGTTATGTTGGCCGAAGCTTTATTTGAG GTTCTAGATGAAATTCATCAGCAATCGGTTGTGCTATCATCTCAGCCTTCTGTATCCTCAATTGGGTCTGTTCCAGCACCCAATGAAGTTGTTGAATCCCTACCTGTCAAATCATACAACAAATTCCGTAGGAGTTCAAATGACGAAGTTGCACA ATGTTACATTTGTCTGGTTGAGTACGAGGAGGGAGATATTTTACGAACACTGCCTTGCCATCATGAATTTCACAGGACTTGTGTTGACAAATGGCTCAAAGAAATTCACAG